The sequence below is a genomic window from Paenibacillus silvisoli.
AAAAAGGATGAGCAGGCGAAACAGCCCGCTCATCCCTTTGTCATTAGAGGAAGTTCTATTCTTCTTTCGGTATAAACTCGTAGATGTCGCCGGATTCGAAGGAATCGATTAACCGCTGGAGCCATCTGTAATATTGTAAAGCCTCGACGATTTTCTGTTCATCGATGGCCGTGATCGATTGAAGCGCTTCGTGTTCCGGATCGGATTCCCGGAGCGCCCGAATTTCCTTCAACGACTTTTGCAGCGAGGCCATGTTGCTCTCGACCGCTTTCCGCCACTTGATGGAGAAGAAGTCGGTAAAGTTTTGGTGCCAATCCGGCACGACCTCGTAAAAGTCTTTCCGCGAGCCTTTTCCCCATACCTTATCGATCATCTTCAAATCCATCAACGTGCGCATGCCCGTGCTCATCGACGTCTTGCTCATGCCCATCGTTTCGCTCATCTGATCCAGCGTGATGGGGCTGTTTCGAAAGAACATATACCCGTATAAGTGCCCGATGGATAAAGTGACGCCATACAGGTCCATATTTTTGCCTATGGAATCGATCACGCGCTGTCGCGACAACTGCAAGGACCGGATCTGTTCCGCTGTTAAACCGTCTAATTCCCCCGCCATAAGTGCCTCCTAAGGACATGGTAGTCCAACTTATTGCTAATGTAATCACATTTCAAAATAAATGTAAAGAATCGTATCTTGCAGGAAAAGGGAGCATACGGGCGCATACTCCACCATATTTTCGTGACGCCCGCCGATATGGTAGAGGTCATGGTTGCGATTCAAGAAGGCAAGTCGCCTGAAGATGCCGCCAAGGAATGGGTGGACAGCCATGAGGAGCTGGTCAAGACATGGATTACGGCGACCAAATCTTAACGTAGGTAAGGATCGTCCGCATTTGCGGGCGATTTTTTATTTTTACTAATGTGATAAAGTTCACAACATTTGAAGCGCAAATCACGCATACTGGAATTGCGGTAGGGAATACCGATTCAAACGAGTTCAATTCCCGAAGGGAGATGACCGTTATGGTCATGCAATGGTACAGACAACACAAATGGGCGGCGCTGCTGGTTACGCTAATACGGGTTTATATCGGATGGCAATGGCTGGACGCAGGCATTCGCAAGCTTACGAATGGCTTCGATGCAACAGGGTTCTTGAAAGGGGCCGTTGCGAAGCCCGTCATCGATCATGCGACGGAAGAAGCCGTGTACCCGAACTATATTTATTTCCTCAACCATTTCGCTATACCGAACGCGAAGCTGATCAATGTGCTGATCCCGTTAGGCGAATTCCTCATCGGCGTCGGGTTGATCGTCGGCGGACTGACGCTTGCCGCGGCCTTCTTCGGCATGATGCTGAACTTCATGTTCCTCTTCGCCGGCACGGTAAGCACGAACCCCTGGCTGCTGCTGCTCGCCATGCTTGTCTTCGCGGCAGGAGCTAACGCCGGGAAATTTGGGCTGGACTACTACTTGGTCCCGCTGATCCGTAAAGGCTGGAAACGATAATGTCACCCGGACGCCTTCAGTCATACGATATGACAAAGGAAGGTGATCACCATCATGCGCGTAACCATTACGCTTGCATGCACGGAATGCGGCGACCGAAATTACATGACGACCAAGAACAAGAAAAACAATCCGCAGCGTCTGGAGCTTCGTAAATATTGCCCGTCCCATAGAAAAGTAACGCTTCATCGAGAAACGAGATCCTAATTTCTCATATGAAAAGGCCGCGAGAATCGCGGTCTTTTTGCTGTCGGCTAATGCGCATGCCGTTTCTTTAGCCTAGTTAACACCACGATCAGAATGTTAATGGTAACGGCCGGAATGATCACCGTAAACGGCAATATTTTGAGATCATAATCGACTAAGTCCGTAAAGTGAAAATAACTGTTCATGGAGAGGGCAAGAAGGATGCCGCCCATCGGTATGATGAAAGACTGCGTATTCGTTATCGAGAAGAGCTTGCCTATGACTTTGATTAACGCATATTGAACGATAATGATTTCGAATAACGTAAATATCGTCCAAATCCCGATTATGATGATTTCCATTCGTTCGAGATACTCGCCGAATTTGACCAATTGAATGGCGGAGAAGAACGGGAATGACGAGGCGGCGAATAGATTCATGCCCAGCGACCCCATTGCTAGATAGGTCGATGTAAGCAGGTACGCGCACGACAAAACGACTCCGACGCTGCAGCTTAGAAAGATCTTCTTCTTATTCGTCACCTCGGAGAACAGGAGAAAAATGACGCCCATTTTCCCGAACGGAAACCCGAAGGAGATCATGGCTCCGTAATAGATTTGCTGAACCGGCTTTTGAAAAAGAGGAAGAAACGGATTTATGTCCACATTGCGAAAGCTCAGGATGCAGATCACCGCGATTAAGATCAAAAACATCGGCAGAATGACGAGCACGGAGCGTACGATCGTTCCGAGACCCAGCGAAACGGCATAAGTAGTCACTACTAGGATCAAGAACATGATCAGAGTAGGAGACGTTTTCGGAAGAATAGCCGTTATATAGAAGAACGAAAGAGATCGGAGGGAGAGTACGCCCAATCCAAGCAAGCTAACGACGTAGATGCCGTAAATGAATTTGGAAATCCACTTCCCGAATAGCAGTTCGATAATGTCGAGCATGTTTTTATCGCCGAATTTATTTTGTACGTAAGCGATCATATACACGATGATGATAATGACCGTCACCGCGGAAATGTTGGCCATCCACGCATCCTGCTTCAACATTTGGGCTTCCAGCAAATATAAAGTCGAAAATCCCGACATGAACGTGAAACTTAAGGCGCCAAGCTGGAAGGGGGATATTTTATCTAAATTCACGTATAATGATCCTCCGAAGAAATATTCAGAACGGCACGTACATACTCGGAAACCGGCTTATAGATCCACGTGTTCAACGATTCCGTCGTGGGCAGGAATTCGCCGATAACCGGAACGAAGTAACAGACGATTACTGCCGTAATACAAGCAAGCACGACGGCATCGCGCCTATGGTTTCGTTTCCAAAGTCCGATCGCGACCTTTAGCTCGAAACCGAGGAAAACGGCGCAAACGATGTAGATCAGCATTAGCTTCCTCCTATAATATCGCTCATTCCAAGCGTAAAGATATTCACGTCAACGTTCACTTTGATCGGGAACGAGGTGTACCGGTTATCCCAATCGGTCTTCAATGTTTTCCATTCTTTTGGTTCATGGCGGCGCAAATAATCGGAGAATCCGACCACGTCTACCTTCAACCCGCGCTGGAAGTAGGCTAAGCTTTGATCTAAGTTTTGTTTGACCTGCGCAGCCGTTTCCGTTTCCAATCGGTGTATGGTTTGCGGATCCGTGAGGGGCAGCTTCCGCTCCACATTGACCAGCTGACCTTTCAAATGCAATTCAATTTCTAATTGGAGCTTGCCGTCCGCGCGGCTGGATCGGATCGTTTTTTTGATCGGCTGCAATAGCACCGTTACCTGCGAATCCATGAACGGCAGGCTGAAGGGGAACTCGAGGTGGTCGAGCTCTTTTTTCTTCGTTAACAAATGAAGGGACAGGACGTCATCGCTCTTTAACCAGCCAACCAATTTTCCCTTGTTGAATACGGAGCCTCCTTGCATGAGGAGAACATCGCGAGCGCTGTCTTTCGTTTGCGAGCTGATCAGCCTGCCGGCTACGAATCCGCGGAAAGGATCGTTGTAGTAGTTTGCGACGTCCTTCACCTTTAAAGAGACGCTTTTCCCCCAAGCGACCTCGTTGATTGTTTTTCCGAGAAACTCGTTGGATAACAAGTCCCCGGTTTCGGAACGGATTTTCAATTTATCGGCGGCCATGCCTTCGCTCACGATCACATAGCTCGACATGCGGATTTCGCGGGAACGGGTCAATAGATCCACGACTTCATAGAACGAATGCCGGGCGGCGTTTTCCCCGATAATAAAAAACTTATCATGATTCGCGATCATCATCTTTCCGGCGCGCCCTTGCAAATTGCGGGCGGCATCCATGAGGGAATTTCCGGATGCGCTTGCCAGCCATTCCTTGTTGTCCGTTTTATCCGTGCCCTTCGTCGTCGCTTGGATGCAATAGTTCGTAAGAACATAGGTATGCTTCTTGTCGTCGTAGTCGATTCCCGTGATCATAATTAAGGCTACGTCGCTGATCTCGTGCTCGTCGGGGGAGCAGCCCGCCGTGAATAGGAATAGAGCGATCCAAAGCATGCGCCTTCTAACGATCTTCATGTTCGTGGCCACCTATTGAAGAAAGTGCATCCTTCTTCGAAATGCTTCTATGCTTAATAGGAAGAAGGACGTATTGCTGAATGACTTCTCTCCAGCCGCGGAGATCGAATGCAGGCAAGTACAGCCTGCCAAACGACTTTAGCGAGCACAAGTGCAGAATGATGACGTACATGCCGAGGGCAAGTCCGAATACGCCCGTCCAAGCCGCAATAAAAATAAGCGGAAACCGAAGCAATCGCAGCGAAATCGCCGTGTTGAAAGAAGGGATCGTAAACGAAGCGATCCCCGTCATCGCGACCACGATAACCATCGGTCTGGATACGATTCCCGATTGAACGGCGGCTTCGCCGATGACGAGCGCGCCGACAATGCTTACGGATTGTCCGATGGCACGAGGCAGCCGGACGCTGGCTTCCCTTAGCACTTCGAATGCGACTTCCATAATGAACGCTTCGAGAAAGGTAGGCAAAGGAATGCCCGCTTTGGACGACAGAAACGTTTGCATTAACGGGGTCGGAATCATCTCGAGGTGGAATGTCGTCAACGCAATATAGAGCGATGGCCCGAATAAGGACACGAACAGCGTAACTAATCGCAAAAGGCGCAGGAAATTGGCAAAATAAAATTTTTCGTACAGATCCTCGCTGGGATGCAAAAAATCGGTAAACGCGGCGGGAGCAAGGAGCGCGCTCGGGCTCCCGTCCGATAAGATGGCGACCTTCCCTTGATTCAAGGCCGTAGCAACCCGGTCGGGCCGTTCTGTATTTTGAATTTGCGGAAACGGCGAATAGGGACTGTCTTGAATCCATTCCTCGATTTGAGCATTATCGACGACCACGTTAAGACGGATGGATGCCATTCTTGCTTCCACTTCGGCTAGCACTTGCTTGTCTACTTGATCCTCTAAATATAAGATCATGACATTCGTTTGACTCTCGATTCCCACGACATAGGATTTAGATTTAAGCTTCGAAGTTTTCAAGCGGCGATAGACTAAACCCAAATTCACCTGAAGATCTTCGATGAACCCTTCGCGCGGCCCGCGAACGTTCGGCTCCAGCTTAGGCTCGTCTACCGAGCGCCTTTCATAGCCTGGCAAAGCGAAACCGTATGCCTCGGAGCGGCCTTCTATAAAGACGACAATGCCGGCGGAGGAGATCATTTGCGCGGCGGAATTCAGCTTCGGCAACGCAGACACCAATCCGAAGGTGCGTATCGCTTCCAGAACGGTTTCTTCCTCGGAATGATTGGAATCGAATAGCGCTTCGTGGATTTTAGGAACGATATATTGATAAAACCGCTGCTCGTCGATGAGCACGCTTAGATAGGCGATCGCCGCGCATCGCATGCCTTTGGAGTTAACGACAGGCTGGAAGGAAATAAGCGCGTTATCCGAAAATAATTGCCTTAGTTGGGCCATATTCCGTTCAACTGAAGGATCGATCGCATCCAATTGAGTATCCAAGTAAAGCCCCCCAAAAACAGACGAAGTAGTTGTTGGGAGTATTCGCCCGCTTAACCAATAATATACAAAGCGACTACGGGCGGTTTTGCGACATGTCTGCTTTTAAGCTGGCCTAATCAGTACGCTCGTGCTAGAATTCATTCGTATATGTTGATGATTGATCGAACGGTTTGACGGAGCTGCACGTAATTACAAATGAAGGAGGCGATCGTTTGAAAACCTTTTTATTGATCCTCGGCATTATTTTGTTCGGTCTAGGCGTGCGCGGCCTTATCGTCGGACTTGTACACGGATCGGCCGGATCGTTCCTGCTTTACAAACAGCTGCCGGATAGCATCGAGCTGTATGCCAACAATGGCATGATCCTCATAAGCCTAGTCATCCTGGGATTATCTCAAAATAAAAGAAGGCTTAGCGCTGTAAAGGAGCGAAACGCAAATGAATAAATGGCTGGCAGCCGGGTTGATCCTGTTCATCGCGCTGCTTCTTCCGCAGGTCGTATCTGCCCATACGGATTTGAAAGCTTCAACGCCGGCAAAAGGGGAGACGGTCACGACCGAAATCAAGGAAATCCAATTGAATTTTGCCACCGAGATCGAGCCCGTCGTCGTACTGAAGATTAGGGATGCTTCCAATACCGAAATTCCGGTCCAGGTTGAAGCCGGCACGGATACGATGACAGGCAAGCTCGAAGCCCCTCTGGCGGATGGGACTTATACCGTTAATTGGCGGATTATAGGCGAGGATGGCCACAATATTAAAGGAGACTACTCTTTTACGGTTGCGCTGCCTAAGGAGCCGGAAGAGGCGCCCGCTCCAGATCAGTCGGCAGTTCCAGGTCAGACAACCACAGAGAATTCTCCTAGCAGTAATACCGCGAACGAAGGCAGCGCGAACGCGCAGAACGATTCGAGCACGACCACCGGCAATGAGACGACAACGGTCGTAGAGGAGAAACCTGCCGAAATCGTTCTGCCCGAACAGTTTACGGAAGCAGCGGACACCGGAGCGAATCAAAGGAAGATATGGACGGCTATCATTGCGGTCGCATGTCTCGGTGCACTATTGCTGCTGTTTAGATCGGTAATGAAAAAATAGCATGATCAAATAAAAGCAACCGACTCTAGAACGCTAGAGTCGGTTGCTTTTTTTGGCATAAATTCCACGATCTCTGGGAAAATAGGCATGTTAGTCTCAGACAGAAGGGGGATGCTCGAATGAAACGGTTTAGGAAATGGATGCGCATGAAACCTAGAACGCCACTCATTCCGGCTGAACTGGAACCAGAAGAAACGGGATCCGCTCAAACCGAGCTCACGTCCAATCTGGAGCAAAACGAGCTTATCTTCCGTCATATTTTCCAAAATTGCTCCGATATTCAATACCGCAAAGTAGAGCTAGAAGGCAATAAAGAGCGGCTGGTTCTTTTTTTCTCGACGCTCGTTGATGAACAGGTCGTTGAAGAGCATATCTTGAAGCCGCTCATTGCCAATAGCTTAGACTTAGAGCATGCAAACCCAAAACCCGACGATCAAGTGATCACAGCCAGTACGGTCAAAAGCACGCCAAACGTGCAAGAAATCGTGAAGCAGGTATTGAACGGGTATGCAGCGGTTCTGCCAAGCGATAACGACAGTGCCATGCTGGTCAAAGCAAGCGGGAGCAAGCAGCGCAGCCTGGAAGAGCCTTCTTCCGAGCCGGTCATTCGCGGTCCAAGGGATGGATTTATCGAAAATATCGCAACGAACATGGGGCTATTGCGAAACCGGCTGAAAACGCCGAAGCTCAAGCTGGAATCCTTTACGCTTGGCGAGTTTACGCAAACGCAAGTCATCATGGCATACGTTGACGGCATTGCTTCCGAAGCGTTGATCGAGGAAGTACGGGAACGCGTCTCTCGCATCAAAATGGACGGCATTCTCGACTCCGGCTACGTGGAAGAGTTCATTGAGGATATGCCTTACTCGCCATTTCCTCAAATTCACAGCTCCGAGCGGCCCGACGTCGTTGCCGCGGAGCTATTGGAAGGCAGAATCGCGATTCTTGTCGACAACACGCCGTTCGTGCTGGTCGTTCCCATGACATTATGGACGGGGCTTCAAGCCAGCGAAGATTATTATGTGCGCTGGCCGATCGCCACCTTCGTGCGATGGATCCGCTTCTTGTTCATTTTCATCGCGATCTTCGCGCCTCCGCTATACGTCGCGGTCACAACCTTCCATCAAGAGATGATTCCGACGAACCTCGTGCTAAGCATCGCGTCCGCCAGAGAGGCCGTCCCTTTT
It includes:
- a CDS encoding GbsR/MarR family transcriptional regulator translates to MAGELDGLTAEQIRSLQLSRQRVIDSIGKNMDLYGVTLSIGHLYGYMFFRNSPITLDQMSETMGMSKTSMSTGMRTLMDLKMIDKVWGKGSRKDFYEVVPDWHQNFTDFFSIKWRKAVESNMASLQKSLKEIRALRESDPEHEALQSITAIDEQKIVEALQYYRWLQRLIDSFESGDIYEFIPKEE
- a CDS encoding DoxX family protein, translated to MVMQWYRQHKWAALLVTLIRVYIGWQWLDAGIRKLTNGFDATGFLKGAVAKPVIDHATEEAVYPNYIYFLNHFAIPNAKLINVLIPLGEFLIGVGLIVGGLTLAAAFFGMMLNFMFLFAGTVSTNPWLLLLAMLVFAAGANAGKFGLDYYLVPLIRKGWKR
- the rpmG gene encoding 50S ribosomal protein L33: MRVTITLACTECGDRNYMTTKNKKNNPQRLELRKYCPSHRKVTLHRETRS
- a CDS encoding GerAB/ArcD/ProY family transporter; this encodes MNLDKISPFQLGALSFTFMSGFSTLYLLEAQMLKQDAWMANISAVTVIIIIVYMIAYVQNKFGDKNMLDIIELLFGKWISKFIYGIYVVSLLGLGVLSLRSLSFFYITAILPKTSPTLIMFLILVVTTYAVSLGLGTIVRSVLVILPMFLILIAVICILSFRNVDINPFLPLFQKPVQQIYYGAMISFGFPFGKMGVIFLLFSEVTNKKKIFLSCSVGVVLSCAYLLTSTYLAMGSLGMNLFAASSFPFFSAIQLVKFGEYLERMEIIIIGIWTIFTLFEIIIVQYALIKVIGKLFSITNTQSFIIPMGGILLALSMNSYFHFTDLVDYDLKILPFTVIIPAVTINILIVVLTRLKKRHAH
- a CDS encoding Ger(x)C family spore germination protein gives rise to the protein MKIVRRRMLWIALFLFTAGCSPDEHEISDVALIMITGIDYDDKKHTYVLTNYCIQATTKGTDKTDNKEWLASASGNSLMDAARNLQGRAGKMMIANHDKFFIIGENAARHSFYEVVDLLTRSREIRMSSYVIVSEGMAADKLKIRSETGDLLSNEFLGKTINEVAWGKSVSLKVKDVANYYNDPFRGFVAGRLISSQTKDSARDVLLMQGGSVFNKGKLVGWLKSDDVLSLHLLTKKKELDHLEFPFSLPFMDSQVTVLLQPIKKTIRSSRADGKLQLEIELHLKGQLVNVERKLPLTDPQTIHRLETETAAQVKQNLDQSLAYFQRGLKVDVVGFSDYLRRHEPKEWKTLKTDWDNRYTSFPIKVNVDVNIFTLGMSDIIGGS
- a CDS encoding spore germination protein encodes the protein MDTQLDAIDPSVERNMAQLRQLFSDNALISFQPVVNSKGMRCAAIAYLSVLIDEQRFYQYIVPKIHEALFDSNHSEEETVLEAIRTFGLVSALPKLNSAAQMISSAGIVVFIEGRSEAYGFALPGYERRSVDEPKLEPNVRGPREGFIEDLQVNLGLVYRRLKTSKLKSKSYVVGIESQTNVMILYLEDQVDKQVLAEVEARMASIRLNVVVDNAQIEEWIQDSPYSPFPQIQNTERPDRVATALNQGKVAILSDGSPSALLAPAAFTDFLHPSEDLYEKFYFANFLRLLRLVTLFVSLFGPSLYIALTTFHLEMIPTPLMQTFLSSKAGIPLPTFLEAFIMEVAFEVLREASVRLPRAIGQSVSIVGALVIGEAAVQSGIVSRPMVIVVAMTGIASFTIPSFNTAISLRLLRFPLIFIAAWTGVFGLALGMYVIILHLCSLKSFGRLYLPAFDLRGWREVIQQYVLLPIKHRSISKKDALSSIGGHEHEDR
- a CDS encoding copper resistance CopC family protein — encoded protein: MNKWLAAGLILFIALLLPQVVSAHTDLKASTPAKGETVTTEIKEIQLNFATEIEPVVVLKIRDASNTEIPVQVEAGTDTMTGKLEAPLADGTYTVNWRIIGEDGHNIKGDYSFTVALPKEPEEAPAPDQSAVPGQTTTENSPSSNTANEGSANAQNDSSTTTGNETTTVVEEKPAEIVLPEQFTEAADTGANQRKIWTAIIAVACLGALLLLFRSVMKK
- a CDS encoding spore germination protein; amino-acid sequence: MKPRTPLIPAELEPEETGSAQTELTSNLEQNELIFRHIFQNCSDIQYRKVELEGNKERLVLFFSTLVDEQVVEEHILKPLIANSLDLEHANPKPDDQVITASTVKSTPNVQEIVKQVLNGYAAVLPSDNDSAMLVKASGSKQRSLEEPSSEPVIRGPRDGFIENIATNMGLLRNRLKTPKLKLESFTLGEFTQTQVIMAYVDGIASEALIEEVRERVSRIKMDGILDSGYVEEFIEDMPYSPFPQIHSSERPDVVAAELLEGRIAILVDNTPFVLVVPMTLWTGLQASEDYYVRWPIATFVRWIRFLFIFIAIFAPPLYVAVTTFHQEMIPTNLVLSIASAREAVPFPALIEALLMEIIFEALREAGIRLPKQIGQAVSIVGALVIGQSAVQAGIISAPVVIIVSITGIAAFTIPRYSFGNGIRLLRFPMLFLAGTLGLYGIVLGFLGIVLHVTSLRSFGINYFTPITFNNLKDVLMRAPIWAKTNRPHIAGVNRQVREPAGQKPSPARRNPSSGRLPE